Below is a genomic region from Prunus persica cultivar Lovell chromosome G3, Prunus_persica_NCBIv2, whole genome shotgun sequence.
ATCATCATTTTTAAAGGAAATCTTAAATAAATCATAGATATAGAACACGACTTCCACATCTCATATCATCTCTCGGATATCAAAAATTTAATATGGTAACTGACGCATTAGACAATATAGAACACTCAATTCCTAAAATATAATAGGGAAACGCTTTCTTAGTACTCTCAACACTTTATTACAAACCTTTTGTCtcgaaaatgaaaaaaaaatgagaatatGTTATAATTTTATGTGGACTTTACATGAGTCCTACATTTTAGACTAAAGTTCATTTTAGACTTTTTTAGTTTCAATCTGTGCTTGCAAGCTAAACCATTTATGATTAAACTTTGGTTTTGGTTCCATCCATGTGTTGGATACGGTCCAATGGTCCACCTGTTGTTCATTTATTTCACCAAAATTGAACCCCAATCAATCAATTTAACCAGTAAACATCAATGGCCTAAAAGGAGAATTCCAAAATGACCAAACTATATGGGTGAACCACAATCTGGATCAGGACGACCCAAAATGGTCCAATCCAAGACTTAAATAATGCATGCAACTTTGTCAAACGTGATCTAGAGGACTAATATTCTCCTATTTTGCATATTCGCTcaagaattttaaaatatatatatatatatatatatattaaaaatagcctctctctctctcttttttttttctcaacgtttgattaatttgttgaattttgtCAGGAGTGTAGTGTCCGACAACTCATACATTGACACTCTagaacctttttttcttttcaaatttggtGGCCGtaaagattttattttgggtttaagCAACAATTAGTATGTCTCTAAAAGTGTTTCATTACTTAGTTGATAAATAAAATGTGCAATCAAAAAGTTATCGAATGATACTAAAATACAGTCACGTAATGTAACCAATTCACGTATTATGACATGCTGCATGTAAGTAATTTTAGTATCCGAATGAGATAATAAAATACACCTTTACCCTTACCTCACCTTTGccttgaaaaaaaatactaatcaCTACTGCTTAATTTTAAGGAGTCGAGCCATTTTCTATATATTAAATGTGCTTCCAATTGCTTAGCTTGGAGTGTCGTGCTAGTAAAGTTGTCTTCCAAATAAGTCACACGTCATTttggaacaaaaaaatatcagCCAACTTATTAAATTGGCTGCACTACAATTCCACAGGTTACTGTCACAGCAATGAAAAGTGGTCCTTGTAGGTACCTAACAAGTTAAGCCGGTCTTCCCGGTACGAGGGAGGGTCCCCTATTTATAGCACAAAAGACTAAATCCAAACTACTCTATATATACAGAGGATGTGATGAATTAAATATGGTCTATAATTCGATGTTTAGcatttctcttattttttaattatgagttttttcttttattttctaactCTAGTACCTATGATATTAAGGAGTTTCATCACATCATACTTATAGTAAATCACGGGAAAAATACGAGTAAAGTATGTACGTGTGTTATTTagtaaaaattttgaaaaactacGGTGAAAGATTCGGCCCTTATATaagattttaatattatttaataaatatgaagaatgtatacatatataatacatatattgtacgcttggttttaaaaaaaaaacgtttATTTTATCGTATTTTTTGAGGCACACACGTATATAAAACACACGTGAATGAACTTACAAACTAGGCATCAAAAAATGGAATGCCAAGCATTCTTCAATAGGAAGTTGGCATGAGAGAAATGGTTTGATTTGCGGAGCAGTGGTTTGGTGATAATATTGAAGGGATGATGAAGAGATTGACAGGCTGAGAGTTCGACACAGATTAATAGGGTTTATGGTAGGAGTGAGGGATGCTCATAAATTGAATTGGgacccaacaacaacaacaaacatCAAAGAAAGGACATCAGCAAATATGCACAGTACAAATCTGAAGGGCAAATGTGACATTTTGCCACTCCCAAAAATTTACCTCCAAAAAGTATTTCCCACTCCATCTTTCTTGGTAGGGAAACTGTTTCCCATTATTTTAGATTCAAACCCCACACagtaaataaaaggaaaaaaaaacccatctaAAAGATTTCACAACGCCTGtcagaaatttaaaaataaaattgcaatCTGTCTCACATTCCATGTGAAAccccttcctctctctctctctctcattcatTATATAAGCAGCCATTTCAGCCAACTTTTTCTTCACTCCTCCTggtcctttttatttttgctttctctttgaAACCAATAGTTTGAAAAATTGTGGATCGAAACCCAAGGAAATGGGTTTCCTATTCAAAGCTCTGTTTTCAACTCTGTTTTTAACTCTGTTTTTGGTTTCCCACCAAACAAAAGCAGAGGATTTCAATTCCTtcaatgataataataataataataataataatgcttctgcttcttcaactatttctgctgctgctgctgcttccaATTCAGTGCCCAGAAAGCTTGCAGGAAAATGCAACTGGTTCCGTGGTATGTGGGTCTACGACGCTTCCTCCAAGCCCCGCTACGATTCCTCCACCTGTCCTTTCTTAGATCCGCAGTTCGACTGCCAGAAGTACGGTCGTCGTGATTCTACTTACCTCAAATACAGATGGCAGCCCTTCTCCTGTGCCTTGCCCAGGTACCTGCTTCTCATTCTTTTAGCCCTTcttctttacaaaaaaaaatcactgtTTGACAGTATGAACGtcttatttttgtatatatatcaaattgtAATTTACAAACTCGTCGAGCCAGCACAAATTGAAATGGATGCTCAAGAGAAACTTAccctctttatttattttttaaaattttggtttgcaGGTTTAAtgggttgaaatttttggagAAATGGAGGGGGAAGAAGATTATGTTTGTAGGGGACTCACTTAGCTTCAACCAGTGGGTGTCTTTAACATGTATGCTTCATGCATGGGTGCCAAATTCCAGAACAACTCATTTTAAAAGAGATGGATTAGCTTCAGTCACATTCCAGGTGAGTGtgttgatatttttcttttctttttttttcttttttttttttgggttgaaaagAGATGGTATGATAATCATTGGATATAACAGTGCGTGCATGTTTTGTCCCTTTTAAGTCTGTAGCTTTTAAGAAAAGGTAATTAAGCTTTTCCATTCAAAatgatttgaaatttattttgcCCATTGGAACAAGAAAGAGAGATGCAAAATTTGGGCTAGTTTCAAGTATGAACGATTGCCATGCTTGTATGAGCTTGTGGAGAGTGTGAGAGCATTAAAAAGTGGAGCGTGATTGGTGCTTAGGTCTTTTCACTTTGCCGGTGGTATGTCAGAGGCTGTGTTCTATTTTATGTGgtaaatgaattttctttctagcagccaaaaaaaaaaattacacaaataAAAGATATGTCTTTAATGTAAATATTAAACGaagagaaaatattttattgtcAGAAAGCGCTTTTAGCGTTTAAGCAGGAACCCCAAATATACTCTTACTTTTACGGCTTCATTTTTAACTTCAAATTTCTAGAAGCTTTACATTTCTTGATCGCCcatggtttttttgtttgcttttgttttgtcaaACTATAGATTCGATTTATTGAAAAATCGAGACGGTTATGTCATCTATGatctcttttgctttttccttccttttttttttctttatgagtgcttttttgggaaaaatgtATAATGAAAGTTTGAATCTAATAAAACTTCCCATTGCTTGAAAAGCCCTATTTCACATTGAACTGTAGTTTCGAACAATCAATTATGATGCCTTAATTGAGAGGTCGTTATAATCATTCCATTGCCTGCTTCTCTAAAATTGAGATGTATCAAAATGGAAGTGAATATATGGGGTGCTTTATGTTCTTTATATAAACGACTCATTAGTATAGTGGTTTAGAGTATTTATTTCTTCAAACAAAGTCTTGGGTTCGAGTTTTAGTGTCAATAGCAAAGGACTCACTAGTGtgtgattttaatttaatcaaAAAAATAGCTTGTAGATCAAATAATTATTAGTGTTAATTTTTATACATGTGATCGGGTGTTCGAATTCTATATATTTAGTTATTTAGTAAAAATATGACTTTTTAGTCTTAAtgaaaagtatatatatatatttccttgGACAGGATTATGGAGTCCAAATACTACTATATCGGACAACATACTTGGTGGATCTTGTCAACGAGAAGGTGGGCCGAGTGTTGAAGCTGGACTCAATTAGGAGCGGCAACGCATGGAGAGGCATGGACCTGCTGATCTTCGACACGTGGCACTGGTGGACCCACACAGGAAGAGCACAGCCGTATGTTTACACTCCCATTTTCATGGCATTCACA
It encodes:
- the LOC18778167 gene encoding protein trichome birefringence-like 39: MGFLFKALFSTLFLTLFLVSHQTKAEDFNSFNDNNNNNNNNASASSTISAAAAASNSVPRKLAGKCNWFRGMWVYDASSKPRYDSSTCPFLDPQFDCQKYGRRDSTYLKYRWQPFSCALPRFNGLKFLEKWRGKKIMFVGDSLSFNQWVSLTCMLHAWVPNSRTTHFKRDGLASVTFQDYGVQILLYRTTYLVDLVNEKVGRVLKLDSIRSGNAWRGMDLLIFDTWHWWTHTGRAQPWDYLEERGKLYKDMNRLVAFYKGLTTWSRWVNRYVDASKTKVFFQGISPTHYEGRDWNQPTRSCSSETQPFFGAKYPAGIPLSWVVVNKVLARIKKPVYLLDITFLSQMRKDAHPSKYSGSHGGTDCSHWCLPGLPDTWNDLLYAALFG